The Deltaproteobacteria bacterium genome includes a window with the following:
- a CDS encoding contractile injection system protein, VgrG/Pvc8 family yields MEHENFTIEIEGEEVSDLYQDLSSLEVELDEEMASFFRMQIAIMQQTDGTWTYLDDERFMVWKQVTVTAGFESGADEIISGYITHVKPVFAPDPSQCTLEVWGMDGSVLMDREEKLKDWPNKKDSDIASEIFNAYGFSPQVEDTEVIHDEAISTIIQRETDMQFLRRLALRNGFECYVEGSTGFFSSPQVDADPQPVLAVLFGGETNVNSFSIDLNALTPVNVAMFQVDRANKETLDASAESSQQTALGDTDASGLLAAGMNPGQVYIGMNNATGNAEMSALCQGLYHKGEWFVTAEGEIAGNYYEHVLRPRGTVTIKGAGETHSGVYYVAHVTHCFTSEGYTQSFKVKRNAIMPTGSEEFSASSGLF; encoded by the coding sequence ATGGAACATGAAAACTTCACAATAGAAATCGAGGGCGAAGAGGTAAGTGATCTTTACCAGGACTTGAGCAGCCTGGAGGTGGAACTGGATGAAGAGATGGCAAGCTTTTTCAGAATGCAAATCGCTATCATGCAACAAACCGATGGAACCTGGACCTACCTGGATGATGAGAGATTTATGGTTTGGAAGCAGGTAACAGTTACCGCGGGTTTTGAGAGTGGCGCTGATGAGATTATTTCAGGGTACATTACTCATGTCAAACCGGTTTTTGCTCCTGATCCTTCTCAGTGTACTTTGGAAGTATGGGGGATGGATGGAAGTGTATTGATGGATCGTGAGGAGAAGTTGAAAGACTGGCCCAATAAAAAAGATAGTGACATTGCTTCCGAGATATTTAATGCCTATGGTTTTTCGCCCCAGGTGGAAGACACGGAGGTAATCCATGACGAGGCGATTTCTACCATTATCCAGCGGGAGACAGATATGCAGTTTCTCAGGCGGCTTGCCCTGAGAAACGGTTTCGAATGTTATGTGGAAGGTTCGACGGGTTTTTTTAGCTCACCCCAGGTGGATGCCGATCCTCAGCCTGTTTTGGCAGTTCTCTTCGGAGGAGAGACAAATGTTAACAGTTTTTCTATTGATCTGAATGCCCTCACACCTGTAAATGTGGCCATGTTCCAGGTTGACCGGGCAAACAAGGAGACGCTCGATGCTTCAGCCGAGAGCAGTCAACAAACGGCCCTGGGCGACACCGATGCTTCAGGCCTGCTTGCAGCCGGGATGAACCCCGGACAGGTTTACATCGGTATGAACAATGCCACCGGGAATGCCGAGATGAGCGCCCTCTGCCAGGGACTTTACCACAAGGGAGAGTGGTTTGTCACCGCCGAAGGGGAAATTGCCGGTAATTATTATGAACACGTTCTGAGGCCGAGAGGCACGGTAACTATCAAAGGTGCGGGAGAGACGCATAGCGGTGTCTATTACGTTGCCCATGTGACGCATTGTTTTACCTCAGAGGGATACACGCAGTCTTTTAAAGTGAAAAGGAATGCAATCATGCCCACAGGCTCGGAGGAGTTTTCAGCCTCTTCAGGACTTTTTTAG